From Phyllopteryx taeniolatus isolate TA_2022b chromosome 18, UOR_Ptae_1.2, whole genome shotgun sequence, the proteins below share one genomic window:
- the sytl3 gene encoding synaptotagmin-like protein 3 isoform X3: protein MTRDSHLKMDLSLLQALERERILQVLLRDKVLRTMEEDRISRMKFQLQELRRRGAKSYSREYGERTCARCQMPLGRFCNTGAVCRGCSHRICSKCRVCVGEAAWKCTVCYAYREVKIRSGDWFLEEKTKKFPAIADKYETVGEKLLKTYNMWSHIAIVPPTPPAHSGFDFLSRSGDSKKSSMLSKAVEDLLCSFNSDVKKMSSSQNDVRTDLLNVDRGKHLHNSAQKSLSDTDVSKSGKHYQDLSLPNLFKRSKDSDQEGCSTGAEEETSNSSENSDGKRGSYSSISTECSLLEGVSASGDVELALAYNTDSSCLEITVGACRNLPHSDARKKRCHPYVKLYMMPPKSNKRKTAVKRNTTSPVFNELFQYHIERHLLTGKRLQASVWHSGSLHRKVFLGEVLIPLDGLQFDDKHFQRFNWYPLCLQVCD from the exons ATGACCAGAGACTCACATTTGAAGATGGACTTGAGTTTGCTTCAAGCTCTGGAGAGGGAGAGGATCTTGCAAGTACTTCTGAGAGACAAAGTGTTGCGTACAATGGAAGAAGACAGGATCAG TAGAATGAAATTCCAGCTCCAGGAGCTTCGAAGAAGAGGCGCCAAGAGTTACTCCAGGGAGTACGGCGAGCGGACCTGCGCTCGTTGCCAGATGCCGCTGGGAAGGTTCTGCAACACGGGCGCGGTCTGCCGTGGATGCAGCCACCGAATCTGCAGCAAGTGCCGCGTGTGCGTGGGAGAGGCGGCGTGGAAGTGCACAGTCTGCTACGCCTACAG GGAAGTAAAGATCCGGTCTGGAGACTGGTTTTTAGAGGAAAAGACGAAGAAATTTCCTGCTATAGCAG ACAAATATGAGACAGTTGGTGAAAAACTGTTGAAGACCTACAATATGTGGAG TCACATAGCAATTGTGCCACCCACTCCACCAGCCCACTCGGGATTTGACTTTCTGAGCAGATCAGGG GATTCAAAAAAGTCCAGCATGTTATCCAAAGCAGTGGAAGATCTTCTGTGTTCATTCAACAGTGATGTTAAAA AAATGTCCTCATCTCAGAACGACGTGAGAACAGACCTGCTGAACGTCGACCGCGGCAAACATTTGCATAACAGCGCACAGAAGAGCCTCTCTGACACCGACGTCAGCAAATCTGGCAAA CACTACCAAGACCTAAGCCTTCCCAACCTGTTCAAGAGAAGCAAGGACAGCGACCAGGAAGGCTGCTCCACGGGCGCAGAAGAAGAGACCTCCAATAGTTCGGAAAACTCTGATGGCAAGCGA GGTAGTTACAGCAGCATCAGCACGGAGTGCAGCCTGCTTGAGGGCGTCAGTGCGAGCGGAGACGTGGAGCTGGCGCTGGCCTACAACACCGACTCTTCCTGTTTGGAGATCACAGTGGGAGCGTGTCGAAACCTTCCCCACAGTGACGCCCGGAAGAAGAGGTGTCACCC GTACGTCAAACTCTACATGATGCCGCCCAAGAGCAACAAACGGAAGACTGCAGTCAAGAGAAACACCACCAGTCCTGTTTTTAATGAACTTTTTCAA TATCACATAGAGCGTCACCTGCTGACTGGAAAGCGACTGCAGGCGTCTGTGTGGCATTCAGGATCCTTGCACAGGAAAGTTTTTCTGGGCGAGGTCCTCATCCCACTGGATGGCTTACAATTTGACGACAAACACTTCCAGCGCTTCAACTGGTACCCGCTCTGTCTGCAG gtgtGTGACTGA
- the sytl3 gene encoding synaptotagmin-like protein 3 isoform X1, protein MTRDSHLKMDLSLLQALERERILQVLLRDKVLRTMEEDRISRMKFQLQELRRRGAKSYSREYGERTCARCQMPLGRFCNTGAVCRGCSHRICSKCRVCVGEAAWKCTVCYAYREVKIRSGDWFLEEKTKKFPAIADKYETVGEKLLKTYNMWSHIAIVPPTPPAHSGFDFLSRSGDSKKSSMLSKAVEDLLCSFNSDVKKMSSSQNDVRTDLLNVDRGKHLHNSAQKSLSDTDVSKSGKHYQDLSLPNLFKRSKDSDQEGCSTGAEEETSNSSENSDGKRGSYSSISTECSLLEGVSASGDVELALAYNTDSSCLEITVGACRNLPHSDARKKRCHPYVKLYMMPPKSNKRKTAVKRNTTSPVFNELFQYHIERHLLTGKRLQASVWHSGSLHRKVFLGEVLIPLDGLQFDDKHFQRFNWYPLCLQAPARPRP, encoded by the exons ATGACCAGAGACTCACATTTGAAGATGGACTTGAGTTTGCTTCAAGCTCTGGAGAGGGAGAGGATCTTGCAAGTACTTCTGAGAGACAAAGTGTTGCGTACAATGGAAGAAGACAGGATCAG TAGAATGAAATTCCAGCTCCAGGAGCTTCGAAGAAGAGGCGCCAAGAGTTACTCCAGGGAGTACGGCGAGCGGACCTGCGCTCGTTGCCAGATGCCGCTGGGAAGGTTCTGCAACACGGGCGCGGTCTGCCGTGGATGCAGCCACCGAATCTGCAGCAAGTGCCGCGTGTGCGTGGGAGAGGCGGCGTGGAAGTGCACAGTCTGCTACGCCTACAG GGAAGTAAAGATCCGGTCTGGAGACTGGTTTTTAGAGGAAAAGACGAAGAAATTTCCTGCTATAGCAG ACAAATATGAGACAGTTGGTGAAAAACTGTTGAAGACCTACAATATGTGGAG TCACATAGCAATTGTGCCACCCACTCCACCAGCCCACTCGGGATTTGACTTTCTGAGCAGATCAGGG GATTCAAAAAAGTCCAGCATGTTATCCAAAGCAGTGGAAGATCTTCTGTGTTCATTCAACAGTGATGTTAAAA AAATGTCCTCATCTCAGAACGACGTGAGAACAGACCTGCTGAACGTCGACCGCGGCAAACATTTGCATAACAGCGCACAGAAGAGCCTCTCTGACACCGACGTCAGCAAATCTGGCAAA CACTACCAAGACCTAAGCCTTCCCAACCTGTTCAAGAGAAGCAAGGACAGCGACCAGGAAGGCTGCTCCACGGGCGCAGAAGAAGAGACCTCCAATAGTTCGGAAAACTCTGATGGCAAGCGA GGTAGTTACAGCAGCATCAGCACGGAGTGCAGCCTGCTTGAGGGCGTCAGTGCGAGCGGAGACGTGGAGCTGGCGCTGGCCTACAACACCGACTCTTCCTGTTTGGAGATCACAGTGGGAGCGTGTCGAAACCTTCCCCACAGTGACGCCCGGAAGAAGAGGTGTCACCC GTACGTCAAACTCTACATGATGCCGCCCAAGAGCAACAAACGGAAGACTGCAGTCAAGAGAAACACCACCAGTCCTGTTTTTAATGAACTTTTTCAA TATCACATAGAGCGTCACCTGCTGACTGGAAAGCGACTGCAGGCGTCTGTGTGGCATTCAGGATCCTTGCACAGGAAAGTTTTTCTGGGCGAGGTCCTCATCCCACTGGATGGCTTACAATTTGACGACAAACACTTCCAGCGCTTCAACTGGTACCCGCTCTGTCTGCAG gctccagcacgcccgcgaccctag
- the sytl3 gene encoding synaptotagmin-like protein 3 isoform X2 — protein sequence MTRDSHLKMDLSLLQALERERILQVLLRDKVLRTMEEDRIRMKFQLQELRRRGAKSYSREYGERTCARCQMPLGRFCNTGAVCRGCSHRICSKCRVCVGEAAWKCTVCYAYREVKIRSGDWFLEEKTKKFPAIADKYETVGEKLLKTYNMWSHIAIVPPTPPAHSGFDFLSRSGDSKKSSMLSKAVEDLLCSFNSDVKKMSSSQNDVRTDLLNVDRGKHLHNSAQKSLSDTDVSKSGKHYQDLSLPNLFKRSKDSDQEGCSTGAEEETSNSSENSDGKRGSYSSISTECSLLEGVSASGDVELALAYNTDSSCLEITVGACRNLPHSDARKKRCHPYVKLYMMPPKSNKRKTAVKRNTTSPVFNELFQYHIERHLLTGKRLQASVWHSGSLHRKVFLGEVLIPLDGLQFDDKHFQRFNWYPLCLQAPARPRP from the exons ATGACCAGAGACTCACATTTGAAGATGGACTTGAGTTTGCTTCAAGCTCTGGAGAGGGAGAGGATCTTGCAAGTACTTCTGAGAGACAAAGTGTTGCGTACAATGGAAGAAGACAGGATCAG AATGAAATTCCAGCTCCAGGAGCTTCGAAGAAGAGGCGCCAAGAGTTACTCCAGGGAGTACGGCGAGCGGACCTGCGCTCGTTGCCAGATGCCGCTGGGAAGGTTCTGCAACACGGGCGCGGTCTGCCGTGGATGCAGCCACCGAATCTGCAGCAAGTGCCGCGTGTGCGTGGGAGAGGCGGCGTGGAAGTGCACAGTCTGCTACGCCTACAG GGAAGTAAAGATCCGGTCTGGAGACTGGTTTTTAGAGGAAAAGACGAAGAAATTTCCTGCTATAGCAG ACAAATATGAGACAGTTGGTGAAAAACTGTTGAAGACCTACAATATGTGGAG TCACATAGCAATTGTGCCACCCACTCCACCAGCCCACTCGGGATTTGACTTTCTGAGCAGATCAGGG GATTCAAAAAAGTCCAGCATGTTATCCAAAGCAGTGGAAGATCTTCTGTGTTCATTCAACAGTGATGTTAAAA AAATGTCCTCATCTCAGAACGACGTGAGAACAGACCTGCTGAACGTCGACCGCGGCAAACATTTGCATAACAGCGCACAGAAGAGCCTCTCTGACACCGACGTCAGCAAATCTGGCAAA CACTACCAAGACCTAAGCCTTCCCAACCTGTTCAAGAGAAGCAAGGACAGCGACCAGGAAGGCTGCTCCACGGGCGCAGAAGAAGAGACCTCCAATAGTTCGGAAAACTCTGATGGCAAGCGA GGTAGTTACAGCAGCATCAGCACGGAGTGCAGCCTGCTTGAGGGCGTCAGTGCGAGCGGAGACGTGGAGCTGGCGCTGGCCTACAACACCGACTCTTCCTGTTTGGAGATCACAGTGGGAGCGTGTCGAAACCTTCCCCACAGTGACGCCCGGAAGAAGAGGTGTCACCC GTACGTCAAACTCTACATGATGCCGCCCAAGAGCAACAAACGGAAGACTGCAGTCAAGAGAAACACCACCAGTCCTGTTTTTAATGAACTTTTTCAA TATCACATAGAGCGTCACCTGCTGACTGGAAAGCGACTGCAGGCGTCTGTGTGGCATTCAGGATCCTTGCACAGGAAAGTTTTTCTGGGCGAGGTCCTCATCCCACTGGATGGCTTACAATTTGACGACAAACACTTCCAGCGCTTCAACTGGTACCCGCTCTGTCTGCAG gctccagcacgcccgcgaccctag
- the ezrb gene encoding ezrin b, translated as MPKAVNINVNALDSELEFAVLPSAYGKVVFDQVVKTIGLRELWYFGLQYIDGKDYLTWLKLDKKVLQQDVKKENPLHFKFRAKYFPEEVNEELIQEITQKLFFMQVKEGILSDQVYCPPETAVLLASYSVQAKYGDYDKETHRPGYLLSDRLLPRRVLEQHKLSQEEWEERIQVWHEEHCGMLKEDAMMEYLKIAQDLEMYGVNYFDIKNKKGTLLWLGVDALGLNIYEKNDKLTPKIGFPWSEIKNISFNDKKFTIKPIDKRSPDFVFYSPRLRLNKRILQLCMGNHELYMNRRKPDSIEVQQMKTQASEDKLRRQKEKDKEKKKREAIEKEKELMERDKKDIMMRLYQFQEKTKKAEKDLEEQTQRAMMLEQERIIAEEEAARLEVDRQAALLAKEALARQSESQRFNQEQLAAELKEHTTRISLLEEARKRKENEANTWEIRAKEAQDDLIKTKQELNMVMMTPPPALPIRMPMYMPMQMPMQMPMQMPMQTPMQTPMQTPMQTPMQTPMQTPMQSLMQTPLPPPPPPVMYDNFDDNSDSEENNSMHSADLPMDDIHDHRREEDRMTEAEKNERVQKQLKALTAELAHARDDSKNTQNDILHSENVRAGRDKYKTLRQIRQGNTKQRIDEFEAL; from the exons ATGCCTAAAGCG gTCAACATTAACGTCAATGCCTTGGACTCAGAGTTGGAGTTTGCTGTCTTGCCAAGTGCTTATGGCAAAGTTGTGTTTGACCAG GTGGTGAAAACAATTGGTTTGCGTGAGCTGTGGTACTTTGGACTCCAGTATATAGATGGGAAAGACTATTTAACTTGGCTCAAACTGGACAAAAAG GTGTTACAACAGGATGTGAAGAAGGAAAACCCGCTGCATTTTAAGTTTCGGGCCAAGTACTTTCCCGAGGAAGTGAATGAGGAGCTGATCCAGGAGATCACGCAGAAGCTCTTCTTCATGCAGGTGAAAGAGGGCATCCTGAGCGACCAGGTTTACTGTCCGCCCGAAACCGCAGTGCTGCTGGCGTCCTACTCTGTTCAAGCCAAATATGGCGACTACGACAAAGAAACCCACCGACCGGGATACCTCCTCTCTGATCGCCTGCTGCCCCGCAG aGTCTTGGAGCAGCACAAGTTATCACAAGAAGAGTGGGAGGAGAGGATTCAGGTGTGGCATGAGGAGCACTGCGGGATGCTGAA GGAGGACGCCATGATGGAGTACCTGAAGATCGCCCAGGATCTGGAAATGTATGGCGTCAATTACTTTGACATCAAGAACAAGAAGGGAACGCTGCTTTGGCTTGGAGTGGATGCTTTGGGACTTAACATTTATGAGAAGAATGACAA ACTTACCCCAAAAATCGGCTTCCCCTGGagtgaaattaaaaacatttccttCAATGACAAAAAGTTCACCATCAAGCCCATCGACAAAAGATCACCA GACTTTGTGTTCTATTCCCCGAGACTGCGCTTAAACAAGCGTATCCTCCAGCTCTGCATGGGCAACCACGAGCTCTACATGAACCGACGCAAGCCGGACTCCATCGAGGTGCAGCAGATGAAGACGCAAGCGAGCGAGGACAAGCTACGTCGACAGAAGGAGAA GgataaagagaagaagaagagggaggCCATCgagaaggagaaggagctgATGGAGCGCGATAAGAAGGACATTATGATGAGGCTCTACCAGTTTCAGGAGAAGACCAAGAAGGCAGAGAAAG ATCTGGAGGAGCAGACGCAGAGAGCCATGATGCTGGAGCAGGAGCGTATCATAGCAGAGGAGGAAGCTGCTCGCCTGGAGGTGGACCGTCAGGCTGCCCTGTTGGCTAAAGAAGCGCTGGCTCGCCAGTCAGAGAGCCAGAGGTTTAATCAGGAACAGCTG GCTGCAGAGCTGAAAGAGCACACAACCAGGATCAGTCTACTGGAGGAGGCAAGGAAACGCAAAGAGAATGAAGCAAACACATGGGAGATCAGG GCCAAGGAGGCCCAGGATGATCTGATCAAGACCAAGCAGGAGCTGAACATGGTGATGATGACGCCTCCACCTGCCCTGCCGATACGTATGCCGATGTATATGCCGATGCAGATGCCGATGCAGATGCCGATGCAAATGCCGATGCAGACGCCGATGCAGACGCCGATGCAGACGCCGATGCAGACGCCAATGCAGACGCCGATGCAGACGCCGATGCAGTCGCTAATGCAGACGCCGCTGCCACCGCCTCCACCTCCCGTCATGTACGACAATTTCGACGACAACAGCGACAGTGAGGAGAACAACAGCATGCACAGCGCTGACCTCCCGATGGACGACATCCACGATCATCGCAGGGAGGAGGATCGCATGACGGAGGCCGAGAAGAACGAACGTGTGCAGAAACAGCTTAAG GCGCTGACCGCTGAGCTGGCCCACGCACGCGATGACTCCAAAAACACCCAGAACGACATCCTCCACTCGGAGAACGTGCGGGCCGGCCGAGACAAATACAAAACCCTGCGGCAGATCCGACAAGGCAACACCAAGCAGAGAATTGACGAGTTTGAGGCCTTATAA